The Vicia villosa cultivar HV-30 ecotype Madison, WI linkage group LG1, Vvil1.0, whole genome shotgun sequence genome includes a region encoding these proteins:
- the LOC131636889 gene encoding argininosuccinate synthase, chloroplastic-like, which produces MAQLKPFPSHPCATTTPSLHATEHILFNRFWKANPCSFKQLKPKANVGAGRLQVVKAVLNSDSAVEVSEAKKGSGLRGKLNKVVLAYSGGLDTSVIVPWLRENYGCDVVCFTADVGQGIKELDGLEAKAKASGASQLVVKDLQEEFVRDYVFPCLRAGAIYERKYLLGTSMARPVIAKAMVDVAKEVGADAVAHGCTGKGNDQVRFELTFFALNPKLNIVAPWREWDITGREDAIEYAKKHNVPVPVTKKSIYSRDRNLWHLSHEGDILEDTANEPQKDMYMISVDPEDAPDQPEYLEIGIESGLPVSLNGKTLSPASLLTELNEIGGRHGIGRIDMVENRLVGMKSRGVYETPGGTILFAAARELEFLTLDRETIQVKDSLALKYAELVYAGRWFDPLRESMDAFMQKITETTTGSVTLKLYKGSVTVTGRKSPFSLYRQDISSFEGSDIYDQADAAGFIRLYGLPIRVRAMLQQGI; this is translated from the exons ATGGCTCAGTTGAAACCATTTCCTTCCCATCCATGCGCCACTACCACTCCTTCCCTACATGCAACAG AGCACATTCTGTTTAATAGGTTTTGGAAGGCAAACCCATGTTCATTTAAACAG TTGAAACCAAAAGCTAATGTTGGTGCTGGTAGACTTCAAG TTGTAAAAGCAGTATTGAACAGTGATTCTGCTGTGGAAGTTTCTGAGGCCAAGAAGGGTAGCGGGCTGCGTGGAAAACTGAACAAGGTTGTACTGGCTTACAGTGGTGGCTTAGACACGTCAGTCATTGTCCCATGGTTGAG GGAGAATTATGGTTGTGACGTTGTTTGCTTCACTGCTGATGTTGGCCAA GGTATAAAAGAATTGGACGGTTTAGAAGCCAAAGCCAAGGCCAGTGGAGCCTCTCAATTAGTTGTAAAGGACTTGCAGGAGGAATTTGTTAGAGATTACGTATTTCCTTGCCTGCGTGCTGGTGCCATTTATGAGAGGAAGTATTTGCTTGGGACCTCAATGGCCCGTCCTGTCATTGCAAAG GCCATGGTGGATGTTGCCAAAGAAGTTGGAGCTGATGCTGTAGCCCATGGGTGTACAGGGAAAGGAAATGATCAG GTTCGATTTGAGCTCACTTTCTTTGCGCTGAACCCCAAGCTAAACATTGTGGCTCCATGGAGGGAGTGGGATATTACAGGGAGAGAAGATGCTATCGAGTATGCTAAAAAGCATAATGTTCCTGTTCCAGTGACAAAGAAATCCATATATAGCAGGGATAGGAACCTATGGCATCTTAGCCACGAG GGTGATATTTTGGAAGACACAGCTAATGAGCCCCAAAAGGATATGTACATGATATCTGTCGACCCAGAGGATGCTCCAGATCAACCCGA GTATTTGGAAATTGGTATAGAGTCGGGACTTCCTGTTTCACTCAATGGGAAGACGCTTTCACCAGCATCTTTGCTCACTGAGCTCAATGAGATAGGTGGAAGGCATGGAATTGGTCGCATCGACATGGTTGAGAATCGGCTTGTAGGCATGAAAAGCCGCGGAGTCTATGAAACTCCTGGCGGAACTATCCTTTTCGCTGCAGCAAGGGAGCTGGAGTTTTTGACACTTGACCGAGAAACAATACAGGTCAAAGATTCATTAGCCCTTAAATATGCAGAGTTGGTGTATGCTGGAAGATGGTTTGATCCACTCCGCGAGTCCATGGACGCCTTTATGCAGAAGATTACAGAGACCACAACAGGTTCCGTGACTTTGAAATTGTACAAAGGGTCTGTTACTGTAACAGGTAGGAAGAGTCCCTTCAGCCTTTATAGGCAAGATATCTCATCATTCGAGGGTAGTGATATATATGATCAAGCTGATGCTGCTGGTTTTATCCGGCTTTACGGTCTTCCAATAAGAGTCCGTGCAATGCTTCAGCAAGGCATTTAG